From Ostrinia nubilalis chromosome 9, ilOstNubi1.1, whole genome shotgun sequence, one genomic window encodes:
- the LOC135074334 gene encoding vacuolar protein sorting-associated protein 41 homolog has protein sequence MALNVESCDSLPPDEEPKLKYDRMGNDVQNILMKDAVSCICVHTKFICLGTQWGVIHLLDHEGNTVPISQDGKDMELQAHAIAVNKISVDVNGDYIASCSDDGKVLVYGLYSNDNTHSLSLSRVVKSVALDPYYFKSGSGRRFLTGDNKLTLYEKTFLNRLRSTVLCECEGYVQAMAWHDRFVAWASEVGVRVYDLVARCSLGLIQWEKSPNRTIEDYRCNLLWSAPKTLMIGWVDTIRICVIRKRSQLELQTRDVTEYLVDPVHTFQTDYFISGLGPLDDQLVLLGVPKECDPKTKKAQRPVLSVADYRDCEFCEVSTDSLNIRGYEEYSCNDYYLDMLIEENRFFIVSPKDIVIASPYDIDDRVNWLTEHGRFEKAITVLEEVGGKTSKHSVVKVGEQYLDHLLSEHLFEEAAILCARICKSDKSLWESQLMKFAEVNQLRTISPYVPKNPEQALSKHIYELIFYEYLKVDPPGFLKLVKEWNPELYNTSVIIKTVLDHILWLKETNAPESDKNIYLEALALLYCYQKKYDKALNTYLKLQHKDVFTLITKHNMYDVIHDKILDLMTLDCDKAISVLLDKTVVSLQLQVPVEVVERQLDSHDMFLYKYLDAYSKIEPNGRYHGKLVRLYAKYARNKLLPFLKCSDSYPIQEALDVCQSNNFYPEMVFLLGRIGNTREALQIIIEQLNDINQAINFCQEHNDKELWTDLIKQTVNKPEYVTLLLKRIGNYVDPRMLIQNIQPGCEIKDLKESLAKMMCDYHLQLSVQDACKIITLRNYFDLHEKLIIGQQRGISVTDDFLCCVCQGRIIIKDLSNASDLKVYNCRHSFHIECLPDGVQCNTCTVCSAVKM, from the exons ATGGCCCTCAATGTAGAAAGTTGTGATAGCCTGCCTCCTGATGAAGAGCCCAAACTCAAATACGATAGAATGGGCAACGATGTTCAGAATATCCTCATGAAAGATGCCGTGAGCTGTATCTGCGTGCACACGAAGTTTATTTGCCTGGGCACCCAGTGGGGGGTGATTCACTTGCTGGACCACGAAGGTAACACGGTGCCCATCTCCCAGGACGGGAAGGACATGGAGCTGCAGGCTCACGCGATCGCAGTCAACAAGATCTCCGTGGACGTGAACGGGGATTACATCGCGAGCTGCTCCGACGACGGCAAAGTGCTCGTCTACGGCCTGTACTCCAACGACAACACTCACAGCCTGTCACTGAGCAGGGTAGTGAAGTCTGTGGCCCTAGACCCCTATTACTTCAAGTCTGGTTCTGGGCGAAGGTTCCTGACAG GTGACAATAAGTTGACACTGTATGAGAAGACCTTTTTGAATCGCCTACGAAGTACAGTCCTGTGTGAATGTGAAGGATACGTCCAGGCCATGGCCTGGCACGACCGGTTCGTTGCCTGGGCCAGTGAAGTCGGAGTAAGAGTTTACGATCTGGTGGCAAGGTGTTCTCTTGGCCTTATTCAATGGGAAAAAAGCCCAAATAGGACCATTGAAGATTACCGATGTAACCTCCTATGGTCAGCTCCCAAAACATTAATGATTGGCTGGGTAGACACCATCAGAATATGTGTTATAAGAAAAAGAAGTCAGTTGGAACTGCAAACAAGAGATGTGACGGAATATCTTGTGGATCCAGTACACACATTTCAGACTGACTACTTCATTAGTGGTCTGGGACCACTGGATGACCAACTTGTATTACTAGGAGTGCCAAAAGAATGTGATCCCAAAACCAAAAAAGCCCAAAGACCTGTATTATCAGTAGCAGATTACAGAGACTGTGAGTTTTGTGAAGTATCCACTGATAGTTTGAACATACGAGGCTATGAAGAATATTCCTGCAATGACTATTACTTAGATATGCTCATTGAAGAAAACAGGTTCTTTATTGTCTCACCAAAAGACATAGTGATTGCCAGCCCATATGACATTGATGACAGGGTGAACTGGCTGACTGAGCATGGCAGGTTTGAGAAAGCTATCACAGTTCTAGAAGAAGTTGGTGGGAAGACTTCCAAGCACTCAGTGGTCAAGGTTGGTGAGCAATACCTGGACCACTTACTATCTGAGCATTTGTTTGAAGAAGCTGCCATATTGTGTGCTAGAATTTGCAAGTCAGATAAATCGCTTTGGGAATCTCAATTGATGAAGTTTGCAGAAGTCAATCAACTTAGAACCATCAGTCCTTATGTGCCTAAGAACCCAGAGCAAGCTTTGAGTAAACACATCTATGAACTCATATTCTATGAATATTTGAAAGTGGATCCCCCTGGATTCCTTAAACTGGTTAAAGAATGGAATCCAGAACTGTATAATACTAGTGTGATAATCAAGACTGTACTTGACCATATACTGTGGTTGAAAGAAACAAATGCTCCAGAGtctgacaaaaatatttatttagaagcTTTGGCTTTACTTTACTGCTATCAGAAAAAGTATGACAAAGCACTGAACACATACCTCAAACTGCAACACAAAGATGTATTCACATTGATAACCAAACACAATATGTATGATGTTATCCATGATAAAATCCTTGATTTGATGACTCTAGACTGTGATAAAGCCATTTCCGTTCTTCTGGACAAGACCGTCGTGTCCCTACAGCTGCAGGTGCCGGTGGAGGTGGTGGAGCGGCAGCTGGACAGCCACGACATGTTCCTCTACAAGTACTTGGACGCCTACAGCAAGATTGAGCCCAACGGGAGGTATCATGGGAAATTAGTGAGGCTGTATGCTAAATACGCAAGAAATAAACTTTTGCCATTCTTGAAATGCAGCGACAGTTATCCGATACAAGAGGCACTAGATGTTTGTCAGAGTAACAATTTTTATCCAGAAATGGTTTTCCTTCTGGGTCGTATTGGGAATACTAGAGAAGCTTTGCAAATAATAATAGAGCAGTTGAATGATATAAACCAGGCCATAAACTTCTGTCAAGAGCATAATGATAAGGAGCTGTGGACTGATCTTATCAAACAAACGGTGAACAAGCCAGAATATGTTACATTACTCTTAAAGAGGATAGGAAATTATGTTGACCCTAGAATGCTAATACAAAATATACAGCCGGGGTGTGAAATAAAAGACTTAAAGGAGTCCCTTGCGAAAATGATGTGTGACTACCATCTTCAACTCTCAGTACAGGACGCTTGCAAGATTATTACCCTGAGAAATTACTTTGACTTGCATGAAAAGTTGATCATAGGCCAACAGAGAGGTATATCTGTCACAGATGACTTCTTGTGCTGCGTGTGTCAAGGCCGTATCATCATAAAAGACTTGTCGAATGCTTCCGACTTGAAGGTGTATAATTGCCGACATTCGTTCCACATAGAGTGCCTCCCTGACGGTGTGCAGTGCAACACTTGCACTGTGTGCAGTGCCGTCAAAATGTGA
- the LOC135074781 gene encoding DNA polymerase I-like — MSAIEFNNNSTHTYFDGQPGLKITDQNTVEKRVDAIPVVDLESPRVSPINIIDVSWSNMFDTDLFQDSIDQLHNNESSKECLTTIGDKENVILVEPETVVETFKKPNIKRKKSDNLTKPKPKKEKKLTASNSKNIKISREENFKKVVKHWLNDVESNSLLNIAEPDTTEQILINDKEESDKVVHPKISISKEKTKKRVVQAQLANKEGKMKFRKPTNENANDDKEVTAIDDKRGKDFKEVIKEKKKSKFVAPIKSQTPVKDQTFEILSLDSNNLEIHANTLTDIANTDVFLVITYRNGFCQLNCNYTEDSCVSEGILIHANDVFFFFKTFDSIHLRTLLAKVLEANTIVCFDGKSALIFLSLLDINVKPLAICDTKIGGALLDPDNPPESFADLQKLVSHAAEYTIATDCALQKAAWYTTLLRETTSKLRDLLIEHSLTNIFDNVEMRLLPIIADMERRGVYVDMEQLKSMERVLEAKMKAAEQECHKAAGKQFQVNSPLQVRALLYDELKLDEKCNVKISATLAKGAKSTSEATLRSLMSVHPLPKWILEYRRLHKAHATFLTGIAQHVKDGVVKPTWVQTAAATGRIASNNPNLQAIPKAPFNLIMFPESEDVVPTHKSLRHPWFFLLPHGAAYEPNLGRAREFLLERGSFPRAPC, encoded by the exons ATGTCAGCAAtcgaatttaataataattccaCTCATACTTATTTCGATGGACAACCTGGATTGAAAATAACCGATCAGAATACCGTGGAAAAACGAGTGGACGCAATACCAGTAGTAGATCTAGAGTCTCCTCGCGTATCGCCAATTAATATAATAGACGTAtcatggagtaatatgtttgaTACAGATTTATTTCAGGATAGCATTGATCAACTTCATAATAATGAAAGCAGTAAAGAATGCTTGACAACTATTGGAGACAAGGAAAATGTTATTTTGGTTGAACCAGAGACAGTCGTTGAAACATTTAAAAAACCTAACATCAAACGGAAGAAATCCGATAACTTAACTAAACCCAAACCTAAGAAAGAGAAAAAGCTTACCGCATCTAATAGTAAGAATATTAAAATTTCTAGAGAAGAAAACTTTAAGAAAGTGGTTAAGCATTGGTTAAATGACGTTGAAAGTAATTCATTACTCAATATTGCTGAACCAGATACTACAGAGCAGATTCTAATAAACGATAAGGAAGAAAGTGATAAAGTTGTTCATCCTAAAATTAGTATATCCaaagaaaaaacaaagaaaagggTTGTTCAAGCACAGTTAGCGAATAAAGAGGGGAAGATGAAGTTCCGAAAACCAACAAATGAAAATGCCAATGACGACAAAGAAGTTACTGCTATTGATGATAAGCGAGGCAAAGACTTCAAAGAggtaataaaagaaaaaaagaagagCAAGTTTGTGGCTCCAATAAAATCTCAAACTCCTGTTAAAGATCAGACTTTCGAAATTCTGAGCTTAGATTCAAATAACTTGGAAATACACGCTAACACATTGACTGACATAGCAAATACCGACGTTTTCCTGGTGATAACTTATAG AAACGGTTTCTGCCAGTTGAACTGTAACTACACCGAAGATTCTTGTGTTTCCGAAGGGATACTAATTCATGCGAATGATgtcttcttcttttttaaaacttttgatTCGATTCACTTACG aaCGTTACTAGCAAAAGTTTTGGAAGCTAATACGATCGTCTGTTTTGATGGCAAAAGTGCTTTAATTTTCTTGTCTCTCCTGGATATCAATGTGAAGCCTTTAGCAATATGTGACACAAAG attGGAGGAGCTCTCTTAGACCCCGACAATCCGCCCGAGTCGTTCGCGGACTTGCAGAAGCTGGTGTCTCACGCGGCCGAGTACACCATCGCCACCGACTGCGCCCTGCAGAAGGCAGCCTGGTACACGACGCTGCTGAGAGAAACCACCTCGAAGCTCAGAGACCTACTGATCGAACACTCTTTGACGAATATCTTTGACAACGTGGAAATGCGGTTGTTGCCCATTATTGCGG ACATGGAACGCCGGGGCGTGTACGTGGACATGGAACAGCTGAAGTCGATGGAGCGTGTCCTGGAGGCGAAGATGAAAGCGGCCGAGCAGGAGTGTCACAAGGCCGCAGGGAAACAGTTTCAG GTAAACTCTCCGCTTCAGGTGCGCGCGCTGCTATACGACGAGCTAAAACTGGACGAGAAGTGCAATGTTAAGATCAGCGCGACACTCGCCAAGGGAGCAAAGTCAACTTCCGAGGCTact TTGCGGAGCCTAATGTCCGTGCACCCGCTCCCCAAGTGGATCCTGGAGTACCGGCGCCTGCACAAGGCTCACGCCACCTTCCTCACTGGCATCGCCCAGCATGTTAAAGATGGAGTCGTCAAACCAACTTG GGTACAGACGGCAGCTGCAACGGGACGGATTGCCTCCAACAACCCTAACTTGCAGGCTATTCCCAAAGCACCATTTAACCTCATCATGTTTCCAGAATCCGAGGATGTAG TACCAACTCACAAATCCCTCCgccacccatggttcttccttCTGCCTCACGGCGCGGCGTATgaaccgaatctcgggagagcgcgcgAGTTCTTGCTCGAGCGAGGCTCCTTTCCCCGGGCGCCTTgctga